Proteins encoded by one window of Streptomyces clavuligerus:
- a CDS encoding DUF7059 domain-containing protein, whose protein sequence is MSTTRVAVTGLPSPAAAPRLRDALLTGAFTADGLLDLLGAPAYAALARSETVPALRATRSTGVLETLIRLFLLQCPVPAERARAALPLEQCLADGWLLRDGDAVRATVDVRPYGGPEGQDWYIVSDLGCAVGGAGGSAGQDEQVVLGVGGASTTLAGITVRTPVGSALDLGTGSGIQALHAAQHATRVTATDLNPRALHFTRLTLALSAAPEAELKEGSLFEPVGQDTFDLIVSNPPFVISPGARLTYRDGGMGGDDLCRSLVQQAGDRLNDGGYAQFLANWQHVDGEPWQERLRSWVPRGCDAWIVQREVQDIAQYAELWLRDSGDHRGDPERYRRRYEEWLDEFEARGTRAVGFGWITLRKSGSERPSVVAEEWPHPVEQPLGATVRAHFDRQDYLRTHDDAALLADHFALVPEVTQEQMGLPGEEHPEHVVLRQNRGMRRATKVDTVGAGFAGACDGTLSAGRILDAIAQLIGEDPVLLRDRTPQALRLLVEEGFLEPVSR, encoded by the coding sequence GTGAGTACGACCCGTGTCGCCGTTACCGGCCTCCCCTCGCCCGCCGCCGCGCCCCGGCTCAGGGACGCACTGCTGACCGGCGCGTTCACCGCCGACGGCCTGCTCGACCTGCTCGGCGCCCCCGCCTACGCGGCGCTCGCCCGCAGCGAGACCGTCCCCGCCCTGCGGGCCACCCGGAGCACCGGCGTCCTGGAGACGCTGATACGGCTCTTCCTGCTCCAGTGCCCCGTGCCGGCCGAGCGGGCCCGGGCCGCCCTCCCGCTGGAGCAGTGCCTCGCCGACGGCTGGCTGCTCCGCGACGGCGACGCGGTGCGCGCCACGGTGGACGTGCGCCCGTACGGCGGACCCGAGGGCCAGGACTGGTACATCGTCTCCGACCTCGGCTGCGCGGTCGGCGGAGCGGGCGGCTCCGCCGGGCAGGACGAGCAGGTCGTCCTGGGCGTCGGCGGCGCGTCCACCACCCTCGCCGGAATCACCGTGCGCACCCCCGTGGGTTCCGCGCTCGACCTGGGCACCGGCTCCGGCATCCAGGCGCTGCACGCCGCCCAGCACGCCACCCGGGTCACGGCCACCGATCTCAATCCGCGTGCCCTGCACTTCACCCGGCTCACCCTCGCCCTCTCCGCCGCGCCGGAGGCCGAGCTGAAGGAGGGCTCGCTCTTCGAGCCGGTCGGCCAGGACACCTTCGACCTCATCGTGTCCAACCCGCCGTTCGTCATCTCGCCGGGCGCCCGGCTCACCTACCGCGACGGCGGCATGGGCGGCGACGACCTCTGCCGTTCGCTCGTCCAGCAGGCCGGAGACCGGCTGAACGACGGTGGGTACGCACAGTTTCTCGCCAATTGGCAGCATGTCGACGGGGAGCCCTGGCAGGAGCGGCTGCGCTCCTGGGTGCCGCGCGGCTGCGACGCCTGGATCGTGCAGCGCGAGGTCCAGGACATCGCGCAGTACGCCGAGCTGTGGCTGCGGGACAGCGGTGACCACCGGGGCGACCCCGAGCGCTACCGCCGCCGGTACGAGGAGTGGCTGGACGAGTTCGAGGCGCGCGGGACCAGGGCCGTCGGCTTCGGCTGGATCACCCTGCGCAAGTCGGGGTCGGAGCGGCCCTCCGTGGTGGCCGAGGAGTGGCCGCACCCGGTCGAGCAGCCGCTCGGCGCCACCGTGCGGGCCCACTTCGACCGGCAGGACTATCTGCGGACGCACGACGACGCCGCGCTGCTCGCCGACCACTTCGCCCTCGTTCCCGAGGTCACCCAGGAGCAGATGGGGCTCCCCGGCGAGGAGCACCCCGAGCATGTGGTGCTGCGGCAGAACCGGGGGATGCGCCGGGCCACCAAGGTGGACACGGTGGGCGCGGGGTTCGCCGGGGCGTGCGACGGCACGCTGAGCGCGGGCCGCATCCTGGACGCCATCGCCCAGCTCATCGGCGAGGACCCGGTGCTGCTGCGGGACCGCACTCCGCAGGCGCTCCGGCTGCTGGTGGAGGAGGGGTTCCTGGAGCCCGTGAGCCGCTGA